The DNA sequence CGCATGTTGATCGACAATAAGAAGGCCCTCCACGTTTTCAAATACTATATAGGTCTCCTTTATCTGCCCCAATAGCGTCAGCCCGCCCCATTTCTTGAAGAGATCTCCTGATTCGGGGGGAGTCGCCGCTTCCGGGGGGAGAAACTCCGTCATGGGAAGGGTTTTCTCTTCGAGGTTCTTCTCCCTTGCTCCCCTCACCTCTTCGTAGTAGATCTCCCCGGCGTCCCTTACCGTACCGCCCCTGTCCGAATCGATCCCGCCCCTGAATTCGGGGGGCGCTTGGGTCGTTCTTGGCGGCGGGGGTTTGACCGGGGGAGTGGCCATCGAAACGCCGCGCGGCGCCTCAAGATCGCCTCCGGCAATCTTGATCCCGCCCGCTTTTAACAGGGCCTCGTCCACAACCCTCTTTACTATCCCGTAGACTTTGCCGGAATCCCTGAACTTCACCTCGGTCTTTGTGGGGTGGATGTTCACGTCCACTTCGCTGAAGGGGAGCTGCAGAAAGAGGACCGCTGTCGGGTATTTTTCCCTTGACGTCATGCCGCGATAGGCCTTCACAATCGCCGACACCATCACTCGGTCTTTCACGAACCTGTCGTTCACGTATAGGTAAATGCCGGACTGGTTGGAGCGGGCGTCGTCCGGACTTCCCATAAGCCCCACCAGCCCTATTCCCCCCCTTCCCCCTCCCCCCCTCCCCTCGTCGTATGCGATCTCCTCCATCCTCTCGGATATTTTTCTTCCCAGGATGTCACCCGCCCTCTCCCGCAGGGTGCCCGGAAGCGTGTTTATCACCTCCCGGCCGTCCGACGACAGCGTAAACCTGACGTCAGGCCTCGAAAGGGCAATCCCGTTCACGACATCCATGATGTGGTAATACTCCGTCCTGTCGGTCTTGAGGAACTTCCTCCTTGCCGGTACGGAGAAGAAGAGGTCCTCCACGACTATTCTCGTTCCCGGTGGCGCCCCCGCCTCGCGGATGTAGTTGAGCTTGCCCCCGTCGACGGATATCTCCGTCGCCTGGTCGCTCCCCCTCTCCCTCGTAAATATCTTGAACCGGGAGACCGAGGCGATGCTCGGAACCGCCTCCCCCCGAAACCCGAGGGTGTGGATCGCCGTGAGGTCTTCCCTCTTCGCTATCTTGCTGGTGGCGTGGCGCATAAGCGACAACTCCGCGTCCTCCCGACTCATCCCATCCCCGTCGTCGATGACGACTATCCTCCTCTTGCCCCCCAGGACTACCTCCACATTAATACTGTTTGCCCCCGCGTCGAGGGAGTTTTCGATAAGCTCCTTGACCACCGATGCCGGCCTCTCGACGATCTCCCCCGCGGCGATGAGGTTTACGAGGTTGGTGTCGAGGAGTTTTATCTTGGCCGCCATCCTAAAACTCCATCTTCTCTAGGTTTTTTATCCCCCTCCACATCGGGATGAAAAAGGCGACGAGATTGATAACGAGGAGCAGAACGACGGATATGACGAGGCTCAGCCATCTGTATGTCCCCTGAATCACCTCACTCACAAAATAGAGATAGACCGGCCTCGAAAGAATGACAACCGTGACGCCGACGTAGAGGAGGCTCGATATCATGTAGATGATGCCCCCGAAGCTTCCGGCTATCTCCGTGCTGTTCTCGTGTTTGAAGCGGGGATAGACCGCCCCCAGCCCCACTCCCATGGCGGTCAGTGTTACGGATATGACGAGCATCGTTATGGAGGAGAGCATCATGAAGAAGTAGTCCGCGTTTAAAATGAAGTTCGACGAGACGATGAGAAGCTCCCCCAAAAATAGGATCGGGATAAGAAAGACGATGAACTTCCCCCATAGGAATTTCCTGACGGAGAGGGGGGATGAAAATATCACCCAGTAGGCGTCCCCCTCGAGGCTCGTCGTGGGAAAGACGAAGCGGACGGCCAAGGCCGATATTATAAATCCCGCAAGGCCCAGGTTTAAAAACGAGGTCAGGTTTTTCAGAAATGGCGTGTCCACAGGGATGTTGTATATGCTGAAGAGGTAGATGAAAATCAGAGACGCCAGCAGAAATATCTGCGACCACTGGGTGGGGTCCCTGAAGAAGGTCTTGAGGTCTTTTATCAGCACTGCCCTCTGGGGCGCGTCGAAGTATTTGAACGATCTGTCCAACACGGAGAGCCTGATGATCTCGGTCTCTCTCCCCCGCTTCTTGCTCTCAAAGGCCTGGGAGAACCCGGAGAAGTAGATCAGCCTTGAGATCAGAAAAACAACAAAAAAGGATACTACGGCGCCGAGAAAGAGTAGAAGGATATTCTGCCAGAAGACATTCTGTTCGATCCCCACCATGTCGTTTATGGCGCGTGTAAACCAGGTGGGGGGAAGGAATCTGTACTGGGGCACCTTCATCGCCTCCAGAAGCTCCAAGAAGACCGGCTGTGTCGTGTTCGTGATATCCTTATAGAGGGTCTCGGGCTTCAAGAACCTGAAGAACACGATCAGGCCGGCGGCGAAGATCATCCCCAGAAACGTGAATATCTGGTATGTCCTCTTTGCCGGGAAAAACCGCATGAGAAGCATCGTGATGAGAATCCCCAGAGAGGCTGGAATTACAATGAAGGGGATAAACATCGAGATCATAACGAGGTAATAACCAAATCCCTCCCCGAAGGCCCTGCCGAGGGCGAAGTATATCGGAAGCCCGAAGACGAGGACCATGTAGGAGCTGTTGACTAGGCTCTGGAAGAACTTCGCCGTATAGACCTCCGAGTGCCTTATGGGCGAAGACAAAAGGAGGTCGAGGTCTTTTGACATGTAGAGTGTTGAGAGGGAAGAGATGATGTTTGAAAAGACGAGGACAGAAAAGAGGGTGAGGTTTATCATCGTCAAGAGCTGGATGATAAGGACATCCCCCACAAGCTCGATGCCGAACTCGGGGCTCAGCAGATACCTGATCATCCTAAGGAAAAAGTAGTAGACAAAGGCGATGAAGAGAAGACCAGCGGTGGAGAAGAAGACCAGCTTCAGTCCCTTCTCCCGGTTCATCCCCTTGAGATCGTTTATCGTCGAGCGAAGCTTAATCGCCCATATCAATAGAATCCTTCTCATCTATTCCGTGGCCCCCGAATCGCTCTCCTCCTCTGTGAGGATGAAGAATATCTCCTCCAGCTCCCTCCCCTTTGTGTGAGCCGTCCTCATCAGCTCGTCGATTGTGCCCAAGGCCACGAGCTTTCCCCTGTGAATGATCCCTATCCGGTCGCACATCTCCTGGGCGTGCCCCAGGGTGTGGGTGGACATGAATATCGTTACGCCGTTTTTCGATAACCCAGAGAATATCTCCTTCACTAACTTTATGCTCCTCGGGTCGAGCCCCACCATCGGCTCGTCCACGATAATTATCTTCGGATCGTGGATAAGGGCCTGGGCCATGACCAGTTTCTGCTTCATCCCGTGGGAGTAGCCCTCCACCATATCGTCGATCCACTCGGCCATGGAGAAGGTCTCGATAAGCTCCTCGGTCTTCTCCGCCACATTATCATCTTTGACCCTGTAGAGCCCGGAGACAAACCTGAGAAATTCCCTTCCGGTCAGCTTTTCATAAAGGAAGGGCTTGTCCGGGATGTATGAAGTGATGCCCTTGGCCTCGAACATCTCCTTCTCCAGGTCATGGCCCCCGAGGCCCACCTCTCCCGACGTGGGCCTTAACAACCCCGCCATGATCTTGATCGTGGTGGTCTTGCCCGCCCCGTTGGGGCCGAGAAAGCCGAAGAACTCCCCTCTGCCTACGGCCAGGTTCAGGTTGTTTACGGCCCTGATCCTCCCGTAGTCCTTGCAAAGTCCCTTTATCTCAATCAAGTATTATTCTCCTCTCATCTCAACAAGTCTATCGTATATCTCACGTCCAATCCGAAGCCCGATCTCTATAAACTCCGGACCGTATTTCTTTCCGGTATTCGTCCTGAACGTATCCTTGATCCGCTCCACCCCCGCCATTCCACTGCTGTACCCTTCGAGCATCAATCCGATGTCTATATCGGCGAAGCTCAGCATCTCCCACAGGGTCGTGGTGAAATTGTCCGGCCCCCACCGGAACTTGTCCGCATCGTAGAGGGCGTCCGATATAAGCCGCCCGTCTTCATCGGCGGTCTCCCCCGTTTCCTTGAAGGCCTCGTGGTTGGCTATGGCAAAGACTATAATGCCCACTTCCTCATCGGCAAGTCCCACATCTTTAAGAAGTCTCGCCGCCTCCTCGGCCCCCTTGGCGGCATGGTCCTTATCCTTCCTCTTTATGTCGTGTAAAAGCCCCGCAACCTGAACCAAAACAACGTCCCTTTTAACGATCTCTTCAGCGCCGCCTAGCTCCGTCGCCACGATCGCCCCGGCGTCGACCGCCACAAGTCCAGAGTGCAAAAGCCCGTGGCCAAAATCGTCCCCCATCCCCTCAAGGTATTCGCGGAATCTCAGCACGAGGGGATCGGAATCGTAGATATTCTTCGATATCTCCATCCCCTCCCCGCATTCCCTGTAAAATCGGGGCTCCGGGTGGCGGGACGCCACCTCCCGGGCAATAGACCTGGCATCGGCTATGGAGATTTTTTTCATATTATCATGATACAAGAGGTACCGGGATGTGTCAATCAATAACAAAATTAATGCTAAATTAAGTTTTACTTTTCCCCAATAACATGATATAAGATATGAAATAACCATAATATTTTAATGGTGTAAATATGAAACAGATAAGACTTATTCTCGGAATAGCGGTGATTGTCATCGTTGTGGGGATCGTTGCGGTGCTCATCTTCAGAGATAGGGGAACTGAATCTACAGAGACCGAGGAGACTCCTGCGACCAATGCAGGGCCGGCCAGCATCGAGGCCGAGAACATAAAATATACCGAATCGAAGGAAGGCAAGGTCATCTGGGAAATAGAGGCCGGAAGCGCCGAATTCTACAAGGAAGAAGAGAGGACGGAGTTCGACAAGATTAAAGTCACGTTCTTCTATCAGGATGAATATCAACTCAAGCTTTCAGGGGACAAGGGAATCCTCAATAACGACACAAAAAACATAGTGATCAAGGACAATGTCTTCTTGGAATTCGCCGAAAAATACAGGCTCGAGACGAACTCGCTCAACTATACCACGGAGACCGATGAGATCATCACGGAAGACCCCGTAGCGGTCACGGGACCGGATGTTAACTTTACCGGCAAGGGACTTACCTTCAACCTCTCCAATGAGGAGCTCTTTGTCAATTCCGACGTAGTTGCAGACTTCACAAAAGCCGAAGACGAGACGGATAAGGATAAGAAAAAGAAGGAGAAAAAGGAGAATATCCGTGGATTCGAAGACGCCTCATCCCTCGAGAGTCCCCTGCATATCAGGTCGGGGGGCTTTTACGGCAACCGTAAAGGCTCCTACATTCGCTTCAACAAGGGCGCCCACGTAACTTATGAGGAGTCAACGCTGAACGCCGGGACCATTACCGTCTACTTCAACAGCAAGGAGGGAGGTGTCTCGAAGATCGAAGCGGCTGGGAATGTCAAGCTGAAGCAAAAAGATATGAACGCCACCTGCGGAAGACTCCTATTCGACTACGAGAAAAACAAGTTGTTCCTTACGAAAAATCCCGTTATTTGGCGAGGAGAAGATATGGTCAAGGGGGATGAAATCACCTACGATCTTACAACCAGCAAAAGCGTCGTCACGGCCGGCAAGGAAAACAGGGCGCACCTTACGATCTACCCAAAACAGGAGGAGGAGGAGGAGTTTTAATTGAGCGACAACAATAAGCACACCCTCAAAGTGAACGGCCTGACCAAGGCCTTCAAAGGACGAACAGTTGTAGACCACGTAAACTTGACCGTAGAATCGGGGGAGATAGTGGGGCTTTTGGGCCCCAACGGCGCGGGCAAGACGACGAGCTTTTATATGATCATCGGCATCCTCAAGCCGGACGGCGGTGAAATCCTCCTTAACGGAAAAAATATAGGCGAGTTCCCCATGCACATGCGGGCGAGAAGCGGCATTACATACCTCCCCCAGGAATCCTCCATATTCAGGAAGATGACCGTCGAAGAAAACATCATGGCCATCCTGGAGACCCTTCCAATGAGCATCTCGGAGCGGGAGGAGAGGTGCGGAAAGCTTCTCTCGGAGCTTAAAATATCCCACCTGGCCAAAAACATGGCCTACTC is a window from the Candidatus Zymogenus saltonus genome containing:
- the mutL gene encoding DNA mismatch repair endonuclease MutL yields the protein MAAKIKLLDTNLVNLIAAGEIVERPASVVKELIENSLDAGANSINVEVVLGGKRRIVVIDDGDGMSREDAELSLMRHATSKIAKREDLTAIHTLGFRGEAVPSIASVSRFKIFTRERGSDQATEISVDGGKLNYIREAGAPPGTRIVVEDLFFSVPARRKFLKTDRTEYYHIMDVVNGIALSRPDVRFTLSSDGREVINTLPGTLRERAGDILGRKISERMEEIAYDEGRGGGGRGGIGLVGLMGSPDDARSNQSGIYLYVNDRFVKDRVMVSAIVKAYRGMTSREKYPTAVLFLQLPFSEVDVNIHPTKTEVKFRDSGKVYGIVKRVVDEALLKAGGIKIAGGDLEAPRGVSMATPPVKPPPPRTTQAPPEFRGGIDSDRGGTVRDAGEIYYEEVRGAREKNLEEKTLPMTEFLPPEAATPPESGDLFKKWGGLTLLGQIKETYIVFENVEGLLIVDQHAAHERVVYERLKAGAKNKNIPMQQLLFPLKLELPTREYEIIVSNIDRIKELGLELSDFGAGTVIVSSIPGIFEDTDLEALVVEMAEELKNHGSSTTVEEALDRLLVVMSCHGAVRAGKRLEVREIKALLDAMETTPHSSRCPHGRPTIITIPVTELERRFKRTT
- a CDS encoding ABC transporter ATP-binding protein, whose amino-acid sequence is MIEIKGLCKDYGRIRAVNNLNLAVGRGEFFGFLGPNGAGKTTTIKIMAGLLRPTSGEVGLGGHDLEKEMFEAKGITSYIPDKPFLYEKLTGREFLRFVSGLYRVKDDNVAEKTEELIETFSMAEWIDDMVEGYSHGMKQKLVMAQALIHDPKIIIVDEPMVGLDPRSIKLVKEIFSGLSKNGVTIFMSTHTLGHAQEMCDRIGIIHRGKLVALGTIDELMRTAHTKGRELEEIFFILTEEESDSGATE
- a CDS encoding HD domain-containing protein, producing the protein MKKISIADARSIAREVASRHPEPRFYRECGEGMEISKNIYDSDPLVLRFREYLEGMGDDFGHGLLHSGLVAVDAGAIVATELGGAEEIVKRDVVLVQVAGLLHDIKRKDKDHAAKGAEEAARLLKDVGLADEEVGIIVFAIANHEAFKETGETADEDGRLISDALYDADKFRWGPDNFTTTLWEMLSFADIDIGLMLEGYSSGMAGVERIKDTFRTNTGKKYGPEFIEIGLRIGREIYDRLVEMRGE
- the lptC gene encoding LPS export ABC transporter periplasmic protein LptC; translation: MKQIRLILGIAVIVIVVGIVAVLIFRDRGTESTETEETPATNAGPASIEAENIKYTESKEGKVIWEIEAGSAEFYKEEERTEFDKIKVTFFYQDEYQLKLSGDKGILNNDTKNIVIKDNVFLEFAEKYRLETNSLNYTTETDEIITEDPVAVTGPDVNFTGKGLTFNLSNEELFVNSDVVADFTKAEDETDKDKKKKEKKENIRGFEDASSLESPLHIRSGGFYGNRKGSYIRFNKGAHVTYEESTLNAGTITVYFNSKEGGVSKIEAAGNVKLKQKDMNATCGRLLFDYEKNKLFLTKNPVIWRGEDMVKGDEITYDLTTSKSVVTAGKENRAHLTIYPKQEEEEEF
- the lptB gene encoding LPS export ABC transporter ATP-binding protein translates to MSDNNKHTLKVNGLTKAFKGRTVVDHVNLTVESGEIVGLLGPNGAGKTTSFYMIIGILKPDGGEILLNGKNIGEFPMHMRARSGITYLPQESSIFRKMTVEENIMAILETLPMSISEREERCGKLLSELKISHLAKNMAYSLSGGERRRVEITRALVTSPKFILLDEPFSGIDPIIVNDIQNIILSLKSRNIGIIITDHNVRETLGICDRAYILNEGNILIDGTPKKITNSQKAKEIYLGEKFRL